The Sabethes cyaneus chromosome 1, idSabCyanKW18_F2, whole genome shotgun sequence DNA segment ttttaccttattacaagcgatgggttgactaagtgggggatatcagcataccaatcttcttgctctctttagttcttcaagctgttaccattggaagacactattgttgtgctaaacttttgattttccgctttaaaagttggagcggtggaactaattttgatcagaccgaacatattttcaccctcaaggtgcttttttaagcaatcctgaaatctgaatttttttgcgtccccgtaaaaaatccctcgaacttttccccctattcagtaagttcgcgttcctatccacgacctactaatcggcatctgatgcgtaatcggcatagcgtatcggcatagatgcgtgaaatgccatctgtctaaattgtttatcgaggcatacactcaccgcaccgttcggcaaacggtattcgtcgtctcttttattctctagtgttcttatgggaaactgcgagtttgacgtctcactcgctgttcataaggatggtggaagaacaaaagaggtaaacatatcagtgttgtcaaagcaaataacattgaaacacatcgttgcttcattaaatcactgagaaaatcttcgaaaattattgaaaaagctgtcttttctgttgtttttaataaaaaaaaattaattatgaacatacatttctcttgaaagtattgaaccacgttttcaccattggaggtttcagttaatttcaaacctataattcttatttccagaaccgaaacagtgtcttggcaacacgatagtttatcagttttgctgcagctgctgctattggtgaacaggttccgtcaattcagaatttgtttttagttttgttataaaatgataaaactttcggctagtgacaaagccttagataatagaaaaaagagagtgaataatatggtatgtgacaattgagtgcttgacttttagagtggttgtaatcagtgctgaaaaatgtgatagattcgttagtagcgaggtggcgattgccttcagcagctgaaaaatgtacgtttttggacaacaatttttaattcatcatatttcttgtcagaaacccagtaaattgtgtttgtgtgaatcaaatgtatggttaagtgatttgtgaagatgatcctatcaaaagatttaaaaaatatgaataaaaaagtgcattttcggctcatttattttcaactgattaaaataggtgacactgcttaactcgttccttaccctaagtcaagtcaaaacaaaaaaatgaaatgatgcTTGTTTTTGCTTGtgatattatcaatttcccaccctttcgtacgcgatgaattataaccgtcgcgggcgaaaccatcgccagaatcgtcgcggggacaaatatcgtttattttgtcaagtaaatcaatagcttacgtgctagacaagcataatatgtacttataacttacatacagtcaagcagattctttctgcgacgatttcaaactatcaaaaaagtgagcagcgcgttttgttaccaaagaaacgggcaatacactcaagtactttttttacacggtttagttttttgagtattaagaacggggaaacttagagaccattcatttatttctcaatacatttgggagtagctcgacattcctcacgtagattgtaaatagttccttagctgcaccgttttcgactaatcgaaaaaaacaaaccgtgtaaaaaaagacttgagtgtacaacaAAGTGAACTGCCATAAAGCATTGTCGGTGTAAAAATTGTTTAcgaaaaaattctaaaacagTTTATTTTACAAACATTCAAATCGGTAATTTCTGTTTATGGAAGGTTATATTTGGCCAGCATTCTACCAGAACGAAACAACCgccaaaaatattattttgagtaaggccattgcaaattattttttaagtttttgtcactcctCCTTTGAAATTGGCTGAAAAACGGGggtcaaaaaaataatttttgggaaataagtcaattttttttaataaattcaattGACTGTGGATTCTACAACCTACagtactcgaaaaatgagtgttaaTGCTTTTAtctctttgttttctttcgAAAGCCCCCCCGCCCcacttcagttgcccaacaccagAAGGACAAAATGACAAAGTGTTCATATTATCAAACAGCTCTCTGCCACGGTAGTTTGTAGGTGTCAGTTTAAATAAATTTGCTTAAATTCACGGAGCAAATAGGACGATATTAACGAGTTCGAAATCAGCTGATTCCATCACTTCGAGCATTTAGTATTCTTTAAGGTTACCATAGTAACTGTTGCATCGCGACAGTCTGAATCATTGCCCAAAGAGAAGTTAGTATGTACTAGCAAAAAATAATACTCAGAGAGAATTTGTGCTTCTATAAACCCTACATAGATTTTAAAATCGGTCTTGTTTATCGTGTCGCTACTCTGATCGCATATCAGAAGTCATAGACAACAAAGGATTGCCCAACTGTCCTATAAGATGCACTGCCAATGATTGCATTCTACCCTAGACAACTATCACTGACTTTTTCCACCAGAAGATGTATGATTACTTATTACTTCTACGTAAACATTTCATTTCACCCGATCAAAATGAACTTCATTTCTAAAGTTAATACTGTTTTACTGTTCCCACAGGAGCAAACCATTTCCCGTTGAGAGAGTCTGTGTTCTAAATATTTTATCTCGCTCTTCTACCCCGCTTCTATAGCTTGGCCAAACGACGAAACGGATTCAAATGCCGTTGACAGTGACCGCAATTGTATTGTGCCTAAAGTGGAACACACGCAATCGGGCTTCGGAGACGTCATTCTAAGCTACCATCTGCATCCGGAGCAGGTGACGGTTCGAATTGAACTGCGACCGAGTCTAGTGGGTAAAAGCTTCATAGAGCGACAAGGCCACCAACCAAATGAGTCCATCGTTGAGAATTTCGTCGAGAATTGTTACTACCAGGGCCGGATCAAGGGCGTTCTAGACAGCATGGCAGCCATATCGACCTGCGAGGGTAAGGTTCGCGGGACGGTTTATGACGCGCACCATACCTATTCGATAGATTTTGATGAATCGACCGGAGAGCATTATATACAAAGGTAAGCTTTGGACTTTAATTTTGAGGTAATTAAAAACCGAATCCATCGAACATTTTAGACTGAAACAGCGACACCGAGTGAAACGTAACCACAGAGCGCGGATAATCGGTCCTTACAATGCAAATCGTCATTCGAAGTTTGTCGAACTTGTACTGGTGGTGGACAATTCTTTGTATaataaatttgattccgatgttTGGAAGGTACATCGGTACTGTACGGACGTGGCAAATCATGTTAATATGGTAATTAATATTTTGTGGCCCATCACAGTCGTTGTTTAATACCATATTACTTTTTATAGCTTTTTACTCCGTTaaacatttttgtcgtcttAACCGGAGTAGTTGTATGGGATCGTATCGATCATATTCAGGTTGACCGACGAGCAGAGGTGACACTGAATAATTTTCTACAATATCGGCGAAAAGAACTACTTCATCAGCATCCAAACGATCATGCTCAATTACTGACAGCGGTAAAGTTCCAGGACAATGTCATTGGTAAGGCTAGACTAGGCGGAATGTGCACTAGTAATAGCTCCGGTGCAGTTATAGTGGTACACACGGATAACATAGCCATACAAGCAGGGACAGTCGCTCACGAGATGGGTCATAGTTTTAATATGGAGCACGATGTGGATGAAGAATGCTACTGCTCAGATCAAAAGTGCATCATGACTGCAATGAGTCCGGAACGGTCACTGAAACATTGGAGCTCGTGTAGTTTAGAACAGTTGACGCTAGCGTTCAACAGGGGATTGCATCTGTGTTTGAAAAACCGACCAAAAGTGGTACACTCGGCGAGCTGTGGAAACGGATTCGTGGAAGAAGGAGAAGAATGTGACTGTGGGTTGGAGGAGATTTGTGATAACCAATGCTGTGATCCAAAGAGTTGTAAACTAAGGCCAGGTGCCGTATGTGCTATGGGTGAATGTTGTGATTTAGAGGTATGCCAGTGGTATGAGGCAGGGACACTATGCAGGACGGCTCGCGGAGAATGCGATTTGCCGGAGTTTTGTACCGGCAACTCTGAGCATTGCCCGAAAGATGTCTTTAAACGACACGCAGAGGTATGTGCCGGAGGTAGGGCTTACTGTATTGAGGGAGAGTGTAAAACTAGAAACGATCAGTGTCGAATGCTGTGGGGTCCTTCAGGGAAAGAATCGGATGAGATC contains these protein-coding regions:
- the LOC128745613 gene encoding zinc metalloproteinase-disintegrin-like crotastatin — encoded protein: MQLDLNLLTVMEAAGSRRAQSLHLLVLLCISYNLTVQGLTHHRSHQTDKDSNEAWPNDETDSNAVDSDRNCIVPKVEHTQSGFGDVILSYHLHPEQVTVRIELRPSLVGKSFIERQGHQPNESIVENFVENCYYQGRIKGVLDSMAAISTCEGKVRGTVYDAHHTYSIDFDESTGEHYIQRLKQRHRVKRNHRARIIGPYNANRHSKFVELVLVVDNSLYNKFDSDVWKVHRYCTDVANHVNMLFTPLNIFVVLTGVVVWDRIDHIQVDRRAEVTLNNFLQYRRKELLHQHPNDHAQLLTAVKFQDNVIGKARLGGMCTSNSSGAVIVVHTDNIAIQAGTVAHEMGHSFNMEHDVDEECYCSDQKCIMTAMSPERSLKHWSSCSLEQLTLAFNRGLHLCLKNRPKVVHSASCGNGFVEEGEECDCGLEEICDNQCCDPKSCKLRPGAVCAMGECCDLEVCQWYEAGTLCRTARGECDLPEFCTGNSEHCPKDVFKRHAEVCAGGRAYCIEGECKTRNDQCRMLWGPSGKESDEICYVRNINGTKYANCGYDRDSHSFIRCAEQDILCGLLFCQQLNKNNLEFGIEVFTEERIASTVKGRQVINCHAAFIDLGDAKQPMLVPDGAPCGEDKMCYQQQCWDFESLRQRGVGRLCPKDCSGHGVCNSEGNCHCDLGYAPPFCDQSGVGGSLDSGPASKKTYKALLITLVFVGIVVTTLFIAYVMVRFCQPEWCKHSISITNFKSPARGRHKLIHTLSSNSAVIREISAPKLYSSTRDTSGPQFTPITRLKNDMHYSALIKTSSLATET